In uncultured Bacteroides sp., the following proteins share a genomic window:
- a CDS encoding SGNH/GDSL hydrolase family protein, giving the protein MKNINMVSSMSDFQSKSKKIFSKCFGGNSSLFTKLLFALFLLGIISTELSVAAGPVNVKQSKASKIWVGTWSTSPMLVEPNNMPPAPGLTNNTLRQVVHVSIGGNVVRLRFSNVFSKSPVTMKKVAIAVSKEGGAVDASTQKMLTFKKMNEVIMAPNEEVTSDPLSFNLAAGSRLAITIYFGNTSPDVTGHPGSRTTSYILEGDNVSTVDFDNAVKKDHWYVINGIEVKASPKAATIAVLGNSITDGRGSGTNKQNRWTDILSEKLLKNPATRQYGVLNLGIGGNCVVRGGLGPTALTRFDRDILSQSNVRWLIILEGINDIGGIRSSDDVSFMVKSLIDAYSSMIDKAHAKGIKVYGATILPFAKSFYDKDFRQLARDQVNEWIRKSGRFDAVIDFDKIMQNPDAPTTILPDMHDGDFLHPNQAGYKRMGESIDLNLFK; this is encoded by the coding sequence ATGAAAAATATAAATATGGTTTCTTCTATGTCTGATTTTCAAAGCAAATCAAAGAAGATATTTTCAAAGTGCTTTGGGGGGAATAGCAGCCTTTTTACAAAATTGCTGTTTGCGCTCTTTCTTCTGGGAATAATAAGTACTGAATTATCTGTGGCTGCCGGGCCGGTAAATGTAAAGCAGAGTAAAGCTTCAAAGATATGGGTGGGTACCTGGAGTACGTCTCCTATGTTGGTTGAACCGAATAACATGCCACCTGCGCCGGGGTTGACGAACAACACTTTGCGTCAGGTGGTTCATGTATCAATAGGAGGGAATGTTGTACGACTTCGTTTCTCGAATGTTTTCAGCAAAAGTCCTGTCACGATGAAGAAGGTTGCAATTGCTGTTTCAAAGGAAGGAGGAGCAGTTGATGCTTCAACACAAAAGATGCTTACCTTTAAAAAAATGAATGAAGTGATAATGGCTCCTAATGAGGAGGTAACATCTGATCCGCTGTCGTTTAATCTGGCTGCAGGATCAAGACTGGCTATAACTATTTATTTTGGTAATACTTCTCCTGATGTGACCGGGCATCCGGGTTCACGCACCACCTCTTATATTCTTGAAGGTGATAACGTTTCTACGGTTGATTTTGATAACGCAGTAAAAAAAGATCATTGGTACGTTATAAATGGCATTGAAGTAAAGGCTTCACCCAAAGCTGCCACGATAGCTGTTTTGGGCAACTCCATAACAGACGGCAGAGGATCGGGTACCAATAAGCAAAATCGGTGGACGGATATTCTCTCAGAGAAATTATTGAAGAATCCGGCAACACGCCAGTATGGAGTACTGAACTTGGGTATAGGAGGCAACTGCGTAGTTAGAGGTGGTCTTGGCCCTACAGCTCTGACACGCTTTGACCGGGATATTCTGTCACAAAGTAATGTGCGCTGGCTTATTATTTTAGAAGGTATTAATGATATTGGAGGAATAAGAAGCAGCGATGATGTTTCATTTATGGTGAAAAGTCTGATTGATGCTTACAGTTCGATGATTGACAAGGCTCATGCGAAAGGTATAAAAGTGTATGGTGCTACAATTCTGCCATTTGCAAAGTCTTTTTATGATAAAGATTTTCGCCAGTTGGCTAGAGATCAGGTCAATGAATGGATTAGAAAGAGTGGCCGCTTTGATGCGGTGATAGATTTTGATAAGATAATGCAGAATCCGGATGCTCCGACAACTATTCTGCCCGATATGCACGACGGTGACTTTCTGCATCCTAATCAAGCCGGTTATAAAAGAATGGGAGAATCAATTGATTTGAATTTATTTAAATAG